One part of the Anaeromyxobacter sp. Fw109-5 genome encodes these proteins:
- a CDS encoding ammonia-forming cytochrome c nitrite reductase subunit c552, which translates to MTPETAPKKRGLLIGLVAGAFALAAVLAAALLVNIAEKKSEAKNPIVRVVELNDDTEDPAVWGKNFPVEYDLYKKTTDMVRTKYGGSEAIPRSPTEQDPRKVTSQSKTDADPRLKTMWAGYAFAADFREERGHAYTLDDQIFTQRQVVAKQPGTCGQCHASVYVPMKKLGDGDIFKGFEALNKMPYSEAKQHFKHPVACIDCHDSKTMALRVTRPGFMEGIRAFKASQGIENYDPNTMATRQEMRAYVCGQCHVEYYFKGAEKRLTFPWSKGMKADQIAEYYDEVGFRDWTHKESGAPALKAQHPEFEMWNQGIHARSGVACADCHMPYMRVGGTKVSDHWVRSPVLNLNRACQGCHKWPEEELKARVEAIQDKHMELREQAFDALVALIGDIKAAKEAGKGDADLEKARFLQRRAQFLFDFVEAENSTGFHAPQEAARVLFESVDASRQGQLALRDPSFEPTVAVVTIPPPPPAPGAAPAVQPAAVKR; encoded by the coding sequence ATGACCCCCGAAACCGCCCCGAAGAAGCGCGGGCTCCTCATCGGCCTCGTGGCCGGCGCCTTCGCCCTCGCCGCCGTCCTCGCCGCCGCGCTCCTCGTGAACATCGCGGAGAAGAAGAGCGAGGCGAAGAACCCGATCGTCCGCGTGGTGGAGCTGAACGACGACACGGAGGACCCCGCGGTGTGGGGCAAGAACTTCCCGGTCGAGTACGACCTCTACAAGAAGACGACCGACATGGTCCGCACGAAGTACGGCGGGTCGGAGGCCATCCCGCGCTCGCCCACCGAGCAGGACCCGCGGAAGGTGACCTCGCAGTCGAAGACCGACGCGGACCCGCGGCTCAAGACGATGTGGGCCGGCTACGCGTTCGCCGCCGACTTCCGCGAGGAGCGCGGCCACGCGTACACGCTCGACGACCAGATCTTCACCCAGCGCCAGGTCGTCGCTAAGCAGCCCGGCACCTGCGGGCAGTGCCACGCGTCCGTCTACGTCCCGATGAAGAAGCTCGGCGACGGCGACATCTTCAAGGGCTTCGAGGCCCTCAACAAGATGCCGTACTCCGAGGCGAAGCAGCACTTCAAGCACCCCGTCGCCTGCATCGACTGCCACGACTCGAAGACCATGGCGCTGCGCGTGACCCGCCCCGGGTTCATGGAGGGCATCCGCGCGTTCAAGGCCTCGCAGGGCATCGAGAACTACGACCCGAACACCATGGCGACGCGCCAGGAGATGCGCGCTTACGTCTGCGGCCAGTGCCACGTCGAGTACTACTTCAAGGGGGCGGAGAAGCGGCTCACGTTCCCCTGGTCGAAGGGCATGAAGGCCGACCAGATCGCCGAGTACTACGACGAGGTCGGGTTCCGTGACTGGACGCACAAGGAGTCGGGCGCGCCGGCGCTCAAGGCGCAGCACCCCGAGTTCGAGATGTGGAACCAGGGGATCCACGCCCGCTCGGGCGTCGCCTGCGCCGACTGCCACATGCCCTACATGCGCGTGGGCGGGACGAAGGTCTCCGACCACTGGGTGCGCAGCCCGGTGCTCAACCTGAACCGCGCCTGCCAGGGCTGCCACAAGTGGCCCGAGGAGGAGCTCAAGGCCCGGGTCGAGGCGATCCAGGACAAGCACATGGAGCTCCGCGAGCAGGCGTTCGACGCGCTCGTCGCGCTCATCGGCGACATCAAGGCCGCGAAGGAGGCGGGCAAGGGAGACGCCGACCTCGAGAAGGCGCGCTTCCTCCAGCGCCGTGCGCAGTTCCTCTTCGACTTCGTGGAGGCGGAGAACTCGACCGGCTTCCACGCGCCTCAGGAGGCAGCCCGCGTGCTGTTCGAGTCGGTCGACGCCTCGCGACAGGGTCAGCTCGCGCTGAGGGATCCGTCCTTCGAGCCGACGGTGGC
- the nrfH gene encoding cytochrome c nitrite reductase small subunit, producing the protein MPIGSSLLSWPLLLVAGTLGVAAGIGGYAFAYAKGTSYLGNDPATCANCHVMSGHLEGWQQSSHHAVATCNDCHTPATPVGKYLTKATNGYHHSMAFTLGGFPDVIRARPESREVVEGQCRHCHADVVDAMTAGGEVSCIRCHPSVGHLR; encoded by the coding sequence ATGCCCATCGGAAGCTCGCTCCTCTCGTGGCCGCTGCTCCTCGTCGCCGGTACCCTCGGCGTCGCGGCGGGCATCGGCGGCTACGCCTTCGCGTACGCGAAGGGGACGTCGTACCTCGGCAACGACCCGGCCACGTGCGCCAACTGCCACGTGATGTCCGGACACCTCGAGGGCTGGCAGCAGTCCTCCCACCACGCGGTCGCCACCTGCAACGACTGCCACACCCCCGCCACGCCGGTCGGGAAGTACCTGACCAAGGCGACCAACGGCTACCACCACTCGATGGCCTTCACGCTCGGCGGGTTCCCCGACGTGATCCGCGCGCGGCCCGAGAGCCGCGAGGTCGTCGAGGGCCAGTGCCGCCACTGCCACGCCGACGTCGTCGACGCGATGACGGCGGGCGGTGAGGTCTCCTGCATCCGCTGCCACCCCTCCGTCGGACACCTCCGCTGA